The DNA window cctaacaccctaacacctaacaccctaacaccctaacacccaacaccctaacacctaacaccctaacacctaacaccctaacaccctaacaaAAAAAAATGCTAATGTGGCTGTTAGTCGAAGTCAGTTTTTTCCTAATGGTTTTTGCTATATAGAAACTCTTAAAAGATCCTGTAAAGATATACCAAAACTCATTTCCCAGCAAGCACTACCAATTGACTTGCTACTCTACTTAATGTGTTCACAATGAATTCAAGCTGACTTTGCTCAGAATATGTGAAACCAGGGTCTTCGAAAGTTCCAAGCGCGATCGCAACAAGCTCTTTTACTTCAGTCAATCGACTCAAGTCTTTCTGTAGCATGTCTACCGCCATTTCATAGTTTGAGAAACGGGTTGAAGTTCCAAGTTTTGTTTCGGGCGCAACAAGGCCGACCATTTGCGCACGAGTGGTACTCAGGTCAAGCTTCATGTCCAACTTCGCGATACTATCGAGTAGGGCATCTAGAAGCATTGCCAATACCGGCACATGCTCGTCCTGGAGCCTATTCTTTGCATCAAGTAGGTGGTGTGCCTTCTTAGGTGTGAGAACCTCTGGTTCGTCCAGCATGGTAAGTTTCCCTTTCAAAAACTGGAAATTTCTCCGGTACACGTTTTCCATTTCGGCTGCCTTTTGTCCAAGATCAACGGCGGCCATGTAAAGCCCTTCTGATTGTGAAGAAGCGAATTTCGGTTTTTCCAGGGTGCCTATCCGATAGGTTTCCAATTTATTGCGGGTCGAAGGGTTCGACAAATGACCGATTGCCTTCAAGCTGTCGGTAATTTCTTGGCCACTGCACAACGCAATCACAGTATCCCCTCCTGGATGCTTCTGCATAAATGTACTTGCGTCGTACACACTCCTTTTGGCCGAAAACCAATAACCAGTTTCTTCTGAGTTATGTTTTATGAGCTGGGACACAAAGAGTTTGTTTGAGCTAGGTTCGGTATCCGGATTGTGTTCATCTGGGTCGAGACATCTGCGTTCTAGACGTGCCTTTTCCAATTCTTGATCGGCCTCTTGCCAAGGCTCGGTCCGGTGCTTGCGACCTAGACCATTGATGGTTGTACTTCGACCAATCCTGAACGAGACAGCAAGGAAGCCGAATACCTTTCGCCGGTGGAACCCCAGTAAACCGTCTTTGCCGTGGTATGAGGATGTAAAGGTTTTCCAGAGGTCCATTAATTCTCTATCCTTGGAGGCAGCAACGTATTCCGTGACCGACACTTCTGTGATAACCTCGAGAAATTGGCGCCAATGGACAGGATACGTAGCTCGAACAATTTGCGCTTCTTTGCCGATACCCGTGTTATATTCAGAGCGTCCGGTGAATTCATCCATCATGTGAAAAAAAGGATGTGCTGTACCTGCCGCTCCAACCGCACCTTTCACCCAAGGGATTCCCAAATTCGCTACGGTGAGCGTCCATAAGATGGGATCAATAAAAGACTTGTGAGCTCGGTTCGCATGGAGCTTATTCAGAATCTTGGTGACATGCTTTAAGAGTGTATGGAGACTTCGTATTGCGTCTTTGAGCGAGGAGGAATCTTGAGCTAAGACGGATCTTTGGGCCTCTATGATTTGATGTAGAATTGGTATCGTTTTGGCGTTTATTTCAATCATTATGCCAATGAATGTGCGCTCTTCTTTGGTGCCGACGGTTGGAACGAGCAACTCCAAGTTTTCGAGCGTCACGCCACTGTGTGACACGCTGGTTGATGTGAAATTGGCTACCACCCCGTCAACGTAGGTGAGAGCCGGGGCTGGTCGCCCAAGACGTTTGCACACGACGGTCCACGGGTTCTCAAGCGACGGCGGCAGTATATCGCTATGACCGTCGTATTTCAATGTGAGAGGCTCGCTTCCTTCCATGCGAACAAACACATGGGCCGCCATTCCTAGGATGCTGGCGGCCCGTTGGAGGTAAATGTCGGGCAAAGCTTCGGCGGATGCGTCAAGCAGTGGCATCCTGGTGACAGTCTCTCGGACAGTCTGGGTCTGGACCAGGTAAGGTAGGTCGGCGGCAAGTTGGTCCCATGCTGCATGGGAAGGCGGAAGTGCCTTTATTGTTTGGAGAGGCGAAAATGCTGCCTCTTTAGACAGGAAGCCGGCATTTTCGTGTCCATTGCGACGATTTGTCCGCTCTGCCTCCTCAATTATTCTCTCGCAGGGTGGTGAGATAGAGCGTGTCTATAGAATGTGAGCACACGAACCTTCAGGATACATTATTGCAACAAGGTACACACGTGCCTTCGCTGTCGCTAATCGTAGGGAAACGAAGAGGAAAATAATCCCAAGAGCCAAGTTAACGCTGTAAGACGACAAGGAATCATCTTGAGAGTCCTTGAATATTGTACTAGATTTGCCGTATAGTATACTGGGTAATGCGCCGACGGGAAACATTGTCCACGAGTTGTTGTGCGATATGTTGGGAATCTCATCAAGTTCACAATGAATCGTCTCGACATGCACGATTCATACTTTGACCAAGGCGAAACCAGGCATATTCTTAGGGTATTTATATTTGTTACTAGTGCTAATGCTAGTTAGTAGTGttaacgt is part of the Penicillium psychrofluorescens genome assembly, chromosome: 4 genome and encodes:
- a CDS encoding uncharacterized protein (ID:PFLUO_005799-T1.cds;~source:funannotate), which encodes MPLLDASAEALPDIYLQRAASILGMAAHVFVRMEGSEPLTLKYDGHSDILPPSLENPWTVVCKRLGRPAPALTYVDGVVANFTSTSVSHSGVTLENLELLVPTVGTKEERTFIGIMIEINAKTIPILHQIIEAQRSVLAQDSSSLKDAIRSLHTLLKHVTKILNKLHANRAHKSFIDPILWTLTVANLGIPWVKGAVGAAGTAHPFFHMMDEFTGRSEYNTGIGKEAQIVRATYPVHWRQFLEVITEVSVTEYVAASKDRELMDLWKTFTSSYHGKDGLLGFHRRKVFGFLAVSFRIGRSTTINGLGRKHRTEPWQEADQELEKARLERRCLDPDEHNPDTEPSSNKLFVSQLIKHNSEETGYWFSAKRSVYDASTFMQKHPGGDTVIALCSGQEITDSLKAIGHLSNPSTRNKLETYRIGTLEKPKFASSQSEGLYMAAVDLGQKAAEMENVYRRNFQFLKGKLTMLDEPEVLTPKKAHHLLDAKNRLQDEHVPVLAMLLDALLDSIAKLDMKLDLSTTRAQMVGLVAPETKLGTSTRFSNYEMAVDMLQKDLSRLTEVKELVAIALGTFEDPGFTYSEQ